Part of the Capsicum annuum cultivar UCD-10X-F1 chromosome 12, UCD10Xv1.1, whole genome shotgun sequence genome is shown below.
AAGCATGAAACACCAGCTTCAGCACCTCAAGGTTAGGCAACTCACTATGATGTCCAAGTACGACCAACTTAGAAAGTTCTTTCCAATTTTAACGTCTTGAGCATTGCTAGAAAAGCATATACACTTGGAATGGTCGCTGGCAAAATGCCTGATCTCCAACTAGAATTTTTTTAAGCTCAATGTTTCAAGTTGATGCAGATGGACAAGATTGTTGAAAAGTTCAGATTCCCAAAAACTTTCATAGTCATTCCTCATCTCCTCTTATTCCTAATTTTTTTAACATTCTGAATTTCCGAAGCTCCTTCATGCAACGTTGAGACAAGTAACAAATAGTTTGTATATTTGAAAAATCCGAGTGGGAAATTTGATTGAGCATTACCCTTCAACGATGAATGTCTGCAGATTCCATAACTTGCAAATTTCTGGAGGCATGTCAAGATTCCAAGGGCAGAGGGTTATGCAAGATACCTAAACCAGATGAGGCTGAGTATTTGTAGAGGGAAAATATCAATCTCTACTGGACTCAAGTCTAAGACTTTTGAGGAATTTGAAATGAATAAGCTCTGATTTGAGAATAAAAGTTGAAGAATGATAACCACAAACGAAAATAGAACGAGTTTGTTTCAAAAGATTGTTGTTGTCACCATCATCTGTCAACTGATGATGTCCAGGGATACGAAGGGCCCTACAAAGACCATACGGAAGATCAGAAATTTCATCACCAGTCCAGCGCTTAAAGGGCTGCATTTTATGGATACTGAGAGATTGACGCTCTGAAGAAACATCATTTGGATCACAATCAAGTACGAAATCATGGATTTGAGCTTTTCTTTTTTGCATCTGATTTTTCAAACATAATGTCGTTCATGATAAAAACGTTTCCCCTTTGAACTTCTCTCAAGCACAGGTCGTACATCATATCATGAACCTTATATGATctaatttttgtttcatctagACTTTTCTCGCTGACGAGAACTAGACATCTGTTGATAAGATCTTGTAAACACTTGTCAGCCTCTCCTTCTAAGTCTTTTTCCAAATTCAGGAACCCCTCATCCATCCATAATCTCATCAAATTCTTCACTGGAATCTCAATGTCTTGAAGAAATATTTCGAAATACAGAAGACGTGCTTTTAGATCGCTGGTCAAGTGATTGTAACTCAACCCAAGCACATGTGAACATTGTTTATCAGGATCATTTGTGACAAATGACTCGACATAATTTACAACACTTTCCCAATCTTCTATTGTCTTTCTAGATTTGCGCAAAAGCCCAGCAACCCCAACAATAGTTAATTGTAGCCCTTGACATTTGTCTAGGATTTGCTTCCCAATAGTCTCGAACTCAGAAGGTAATGCTTCATTTGAAAATGCAGCACTTTTAAAAAGGTTCCAACTCTCGTCTTGATCCATGAAGCCCATCTGCAAAGAAAGATTCTCTGTACCAACGTAACAagctacttcattgttatgggtAATCAACAATATTCTACTCCCATTAATCTGACTTGGAAAGCATTATCTCAGGTCATCCTACACTTCACTATTCCAGATGTCATCCATGAAAATTAAGTACCTCTTTCTCTTTAAACTTTTCTGCAGCATGTCTGCTAGCTTTGCCTCACCTTTCATCTTAACGGTGTCATCCATTTTGATTGAATGTCAAGATATCCTTTACACTGTGTTGTTGAGATACAATAGCCCAAACATGaacatcaaaatgagatataagaTTGTCTTACCTACTCCTCCCATCCCAATAATTGAGATGACTTTGGGTTCGCCAGAGTAACCTGTAGTCATATCTTCTAACAACCTTCTCCTATGATCATCACGTCCAACCATATTGTTCCTGACATCTAGAATATCTTCTGCTGAACTTGAAAAATCTTGAACCAGTGATTCCTTTGATGTTTGTTTGTCTTTGTCTTTTATATGTACTTCCACATCTGTCATTTCTTCCAAAACACTGCTTTTCTCAAAGTTCTTGATAAATACTTACAGGGAACTAACTTTTCATGAAGAGAGCACAATTTCTATTGTTCTATTAAGAGAAGCCACACTTGCATAAGCCATATCTACTGTACTATTCCTGTTTTTGTCCGTTGTGATTATGACCTGAAACCTGCAGGTTGCAAGAGGCTAATGGTTTTACAGATAACATGATTTGCAAATTTGCAAAAGAAGCAGGCATTAACTAAATAAGATCAGGTAATTTAGAGTCCCACACCAGTAGTTTAAGGAGCATTTGGCCTCTTTATATGGTTTGGACAATCCTCACCTCCTCAGTTAGCTTTTGGTGTTGAGTTAGGCCTAAATTCCATTTCTTGTTAATCATTGGCACAGAGAGGCTAACTCAACTTGCAAATCTGGGGGGAGAGGCCAACAAGTTGAACAAGTTGAACTGCAGTCTGCAGTGACAAAGAAGTCCTTACTTACATGTACAGAGCTAGTCTTAAAAGCTATGGATCCAGCAAAAAAGATTgtggttcaaaacccataaacTAAAAATTTTGGAAGATTGTGGTTCAAAACCCATTCGACACGTCAGCTACAGAAATAGATCTAGTGCAAAGACCTAAATTAGACATTGATAAGCCACCTACAAAAGCTATTTTTCtctaaaacataaatcaaatgaCAATCATTAAGAGAAACTTACCTTTAATAATATAGCTTCAAATCACTGCAAGAGATATTTGAGAAAAGGATAGAAGAAATGACAATATGAATATCAAGAAACAAATGGGTGAAGCacaaaagataaaatttgagTGGCTGAAATGAATGGTAGGCTAAACTTAGGTCCCTATAATATAATGCTAAACACAAATGGTCCTTTATCTCTGCAAAAGGGTGCACTTTTGGTCCTGGTAAAAGAGAAAACACTTTTAACTCATAAAAAGACACAGCTATTACGAGGTGATTGGATCAACTTTTTTAAAGTGACTTAAAAGtcattttgacttatttttatatactttttaagCGCAAACtaaagtgcttaaaagcattGTTTTTGTCTTTGTCAAATATCTCCTATTATCATTTTAAAAACTTGAGAAGTTGAACTTATggagttcaaattttaaatccgcCTTTGTATGCTCTTACAGTGAAGTTCATCAACTTTAATAATGGAGACAAAACTTGGGAATAagctaattttatattttttctattttaatttgattgTCTGATTTTATCTTGACATGAAATTTTAGATGGTAAACAAGACTTTTGAACCTTATACTCTTAAACTAAAGACacatagaatatatcaaaatgctCTTTAATTTGTGATCTTAAATATACCGCATGAAAAAGTTAGAGTTAACTAGTTTTCAAAAGAAGAAGGATACATTTTTTCTGACATAGATTAAAAGGAACATAACCAACACATTGTTTCATTTGTGGTCTTAACCATACTATATTGAGAATTAGAATTAAAGAGTATCCAAAAGCGGAAGGATACATTCTTTTTGACATGGATAAAAAGGAAAGTTAACTAAACGTTGTTTCAATTTGTGATCTTAAACATAcctgtttccaacataatttaaattcatgaaaaataaacttcagccacaaataaaaatatgaagaaacaacattttttattgataaacgatggggtacaaatctgttcctcccttgattcttctctcaagattttctccataatttgagggctgtcagtagcatatttctcgaatttatgaagatttggatatgaatttcttcGTAATTCGAGGGTCATTTCTCGAATTtatgaagatttggatatgaattt
Proteins encoded:
- the LOC107851207 gene encoding putative late blight resistance protein homolog R1A-10, coding for MGFMDQDESWNLFKSAAFSNEALPSEFETIGKQILDKCQGLQLTIVGVAGLLRKSRKTIEDWESVVNYVESFVTNDPDKQCSHVLGLSYNHLTSDLKARLLYFEIFLQDIEIPVKNLMRLWMDEGFLNLEKDLEGEADKCLQDLINRCLVLVSEKSLDETKIRSYKVHDMMYDLCLREVQRGNVFIMNDIMFEKSDAKKKSSNP